From Haloarcula sp. CBA1127, a single genomic window includes:
- the rnhA gene encoding ribonuclease HI, whose product MPVIECDETTAREQLADAGLDIQQGNTDHERWRVEYGGSTAVAYEGKVVVQGEETARLEALLRGNDGGRVHAYFDGASRGNPGPASVGYVLVDDSGIVTEGGETIGTATNNQAEYRALIRATEVARDYGFDDVHIRGDSELIVKQVRGEWDTNDPELRENRVRVRELLTDFDDWQIEHVPREINDRADQLANDALDDD is encoded by the coding sequence ATGCCGGTCATCGAATGCGACGAGACGACGGCCCGCGAGCAGCTGGCGGATGCGGGACTCGACATTCAACAAGGAAACACCGACCACGAGCGCTGGCGCGTCGAATACGGCGGCTCGACGGCGGTCGCCTATGAGGGAAAAGTCGTTGTGCAGGGCGAGGAGACCGCACGACTTGAGGCCCTGCTGCGCGGCAATGACGGCGGGCGCGTCCATGCGTATTTTGATGGCGCATCGCGTGGCAATCCGGGGCCGGCCTCGGTCGGATATGTGCTGGTGGACGACAGCGGAATCGTCACCGAGGGCGGGGAGACGATCGGAACGGCGACGAACAACCAGGCGGAATACAGAGCGCTCATCCGCGCGACCGAAGTCGCACGCGATTACGGATTCGACGATGTTCATATCCGAGGTGATTCAGAGCTTATCGTCAAACAGGTCCGCGGTGAGTGGGATACGAACGACCCAGAACTGCGCGAAAACCGCGTCCGCGTGCGTGAACTGCTGACCGACTTTGACGACTGGCAGATAGAGCACGTTCCGCGGGAAATAAACGACCGTGCGGACCAACTAGCTAATGACGCACTCGACGATGACTGA
- the nreA gene encoding DNA repair protein NreA — MQLDEFIEGFEEDEAAQRRRLAAEKSYAITDHLEDVERQFEAAVQGDSLFGSTAPEIFVGRSGYPNVSTGLLSPVDTDAAASGFATSGDWYQEGLGIEDVLQRRTGMVNSTQTTSVDSVSASGGRGGGGVHDVWNGFVGVQREVAIADHPVDVEVGLDGTPEMDVSFDDVGTPTGPRAHATGADLAENPHVPRPVEKTLSDDDWRAEGAMAYLYRRGFDVYDINTILSAGALGQASERSLVPTRWSITAVDDTVGQYVRGTLRNADTIDKPELWYNEYMGNRYWVVLAPGRWEFELVEMKAPQSVWNPRPETGYYMSSAHEGYEGRTAYVEETAGAYYAARLGVLEHLQERDRQAKCLVLREITDDYWAPVGVWQVREGVRNAFDGEPGTAQSFRETLTAIADQLPVTLGQLRRKSELVAGLQSQLSDF, encoded by the coding sequence ATGCAACTCGACGAGTTCATCGAGGGGTTCGAGGAGGACGAAGCCGCACAGCGGCGCCGCCTCGCAGCGGAGAAGTCCTACGCCATCACGGACCACCTCGAAGACGTCGAGCGGCAGTTCGAGGCCGCAGTGCAAGGGGATTCGCTGTTCGGGTCGACAGCCCCGGAAATCTTCGTCGGCCGGTCGGGGTACCCCAACGTCTCGACGGGCCTGCTCTCCCCGGTTGATACCGACGCCGCTGCTTCCGGGTTCGCGACCAGCGGCGACTGGTACCAGGAGGGACTGGGTATCGAGGACGTCCTCCAGCGCCGGACCGGCATGGTGAACTCCACCCAGACGACATCAGTCGATTCCGTCAGCGCCAGTGGCGGGCGGGGCGGTGGCGGAGTCCACGACGTCTGGAACGGGTTCGTCGGCGTTCAGCGCGAGGTCGCCATCGCTGACCATCCCGTCGACGTGGAGGTGGGTCTCGACGGCACTCCCGAGATGGATGTGAGCTTTGACGACGTCGGGACACCGACGGGGCCGCGAGCCCACGCGACCGGTGCCGACCTGGCAGAGAATCCCCACGTTCCCCGACCCGTCGAAAAGACGTTGTCGGACGACGACTGGCGCGCGGAGGGCGCAATGGCGTACCTGTACCGCCGGGGATTCGACGTGTACGACATCAACACCATCCTCTCGGCGGGCGCGCTCGGACAGGCCAGCGAGCGGTCGCTGGTGCCGACACGGTGGTCGATCACCGCCGTCGACGACACGGTCGGGCAGTACGTCCGCGGCACGCTTCGCAACGCTGACACCATCGACAAGCCGGAGCTGTGGTACAACGAGTACATGGGGAACCGCTACTGGGTCGTGCTTGCGCCCGGTCGCTGGGAGTTCGAACTCGTCGAGATGAAAGCCCCCCAGAGCGTCTGGAACCCACGCCCCGAGACAGGCTACTACATGTCCAGTGCTCACGAGGGCTACGAGGGACGGACCGCCTACGTTGAGGAGACCGCCGGAGCGTACTACGCGGCACGACTCGGCGTCCTCGAACACCTGCAGGAGCGCGACAGACAGGCGAAGTGTCTGGTACTACGGGAGATCACCGACGACTACTGGGCGCCGGTCGGCGTCTGGCAGGTGCGCGAGGGCGTCCGCAATGCGTTCGACGGCGAGCCCGGGACTGCCCAGTCCTTCCGGGAGACGCTGACGGCCATCGCCGACCAGCTCCCCGTCACTCTCGGGCAGTTACGACGCAAGTCCGAACTTGTTGCCGGGCTCCAGTCGCAGTTAAGCGATTTCTAA
- a CDS encoding DUF4013 domain-containing protein — MIEDALRYQTQGDDWAKRVALGGVVLFFGFLLVPLFTFQGYMLEVMRRVLRGETDTPPAWDELDLVDITVDGVRHTVVVMGYGLLLTLVLAIPGLLVLGGGLGGSEGLLLVGLLVAALLYFIGVLAMAVVLPVATGNFVRTDSIAAGFDRDVLSSVGTNRTMLMAVVMAFAVNILVSVGATVLGFTIIGYLVVPFLAFVGQSAIMYIWGRGFADAYEEEYGEPPLVSTTSTGGTHGSGPSTAGTTSDVNDPVGDSYADDSGRSDDTDESGFGTSAWDDVGDGDSGRHR; from the coding sequence ATGATAGAGGACGCACTTCGCTATCAGACACAGGGCGATGACTGGGCCAAACGCGTCGCACTCGGTGGGGTTGTACTGTTTTTCGGCTTTTTGCTCGTTCCATTGTTCACGTTCCAGGGATATATGCTCGAAGTAATGCGCCGTGTCCTCAGGGGTGAGACTGACACGCCGCCAGCCTGGGACGAACTGGATCTGGTCGACATAACCGTTGACGGAGTCCGACATACGGTCGTTGTTATGGGGTACGGCCTGCTGCTCACACTCGTGCTTGCCATCCCGGGCCTGCTGGTGCTCGGCGGTGGACTCGGCGGCTCGGAGGGATTGCTGCTCGTCGGCTTGCTCGTTGCTGCTTTGCTCTACTTTATCGGAGTTCTTGCAATGGCAGTGGTACTGCCCGTTGCGACGGGGAACTTCGTCCGGACGGACAGTATCGCTGCGGGCTTTGACCGTGATGTTCTCTCGTCTGTTGGGACGAACCGAACGATGCTGATGGCCGTGGTGATGGCGTTTGCGGTCAACATCCTCGTCTCCGTTGGAGCGACCGTCCTGGGGTTCACCATTATTGGCTACCTCGTAGTTCCGTTCCTCGCGTTCGTCGGCCAGTCCGCGATCATGTATATCTGGGGGCGTGGCTTCGCGGACGCATACGAGGAGGAGTACGGCGAACCGCCGCTCGTATCCACCACTTCGACTGGCGGGACACATGGGTCCGGCCCATCCACGGCAGGGACCACCTCGGATGTGAACGATCCGGTGGGTGATAGTTACGCCGACGATTCGGGCAGGAGCGACGACACCGACGAGAGCGGATTCGGCACTTCAGCCTGGGATGACGTCGGTGACGGTGACAGCGGGCGACACCGATAA
- a CDS encoding zinc ribbon domain-containing protein — protein MPEYRFTCPNCGACATVDDGVRERLLVVGCPVCAEEVDAPAFVEVPPHSTDRT, from the coding sequence ATGCCGGAGTACCGCTTCACATGCCCGAACTGTGGTGCGTGTGCAACGGTCGACGATGGCGTCCGGGAGCGCCTGTTGGTCGTTGGATGCCCGGTTTGTGCCGAAGAAGTCGATGCCCCGGCGTTTGTCGAGGTTCCGCCACACAGCACCGATCGAACCTGA
- a CDS encoding low molecular weight phosphatase family protein produces MTDTPLKFGFVCVQNAGRSQMSAAFAERERTRRGLEDTVEILTGGTDPADEVHPGVVDAMDELGIDLSDRVPQAISDDELNECTVVATMGCSTLELDADVAVRDWALEDPHRRPIEQVREIRDEIEERVADLFDEYTG; encoded by the coding sequence ATGACTGATACGCCGCTGAAGTTCGGGTTCGTCTGCGTCCAGAACGCGGGCCGGAGCCAGATGTCCGCAGCGTTTGCCGAGCGGGAACGCACCCGTCGCGGACTCGAAGATACGGTCGAAATCCTGACGGGCGGCACAGACCCCGCGGACGAAGTGCATCCGGGAGTCGTCGATGCGATGGATGAACTCGGCATCGACCTCTCTGACCGGGTCCCACAAGCAATTTCGGACGACGAACTCAACGAGTGTACTGTCGTTGCGACAATGGGGTGTTCGACGCTCGAACTCGACGCCGATGTCGCAGTGCGCGACTGGGCGCTAGAGGACCCACACAGACGGCCGATCGAGCAGGTCCGGGAAATCCGAGATGAGATCGAAGAGCGTGTCGCCGACCTGTTCGACGAGTACACCGGATAG
- a CDS encoding FxsA family protein: protein MLRVIGLLLLIPLFDIVLLVTVAIPFLGSLVTVALVVLTALVGMLLVRAEGRATLRKIQQRLAVGELPTDELIDGGLLIAAGAFFLTPGLVTDFVGLLLAVPFTRYPVRAATRRWVVRPYIDAKTGGFASGQVYIGGFPDDENGPAGPGPTGPEGGPSSGSGSGPGTSFDPDEATDVDFDDSDEN from the coding sequence ATGCTCCGGGTCATCGGGCTATTGCTGCTCATCCCGCTGTTCGACATCGTGTTGCTGGTGACGGTCGCGATACCGTTCCTCGGCTCGCTCGTGACAGTCGCCCTCGTCGTCCTGACGGCGCTGGTCGGTATGCTGCTGGTCCGCGCCGAAGGCCGTGCGACGCTTCGGAAGATACAACAGCGGCTCGCCGTCGGCGAACTCCCGACCGACGAACTCATCGACGGCGGCCTCCTCATCGCCGCCGGCGCGTTCTTCCTCACCCCCGGCCTGGTGACGGACTTCGTCGGCCTCCTACTCGCGGTACCGTTCACCCGGTACCCCGTCCGCGCCGCCACGCGCCGCTGGGTCGTCCGGCCCTACATCGACGCCAAGACCGGCGGTTTCGCCAGCGGGCAGGTGTACATCGGCGGCTTCCCTGACGACGAGAACGGCCCAGCAGGCCCCGGCCCGACCGGTCCAGAGGGTGGCCCTAGTTCGGGCTCTGGTTCCGGTCCCGGCACTTCCTTCGACCCAGACGAAGCCACTGACGTCGACTTCGACGACAGCGACGAAAACTGA
- a CDS encoding cytochrome P450 — protein sequence MDAQQAIHETPEPVTPGDRPPRLGRVPFIDNTAAMLRDPLGFYDRAGAHEADVVGYSVAGTTGCFVCHPDLVEQVLVTDADVYEKGQLLQDTLGQFIGEGLFLLEGEEWQRQRTALQPAFYRERIAAYGDTMTEFADRTAAGWSAGQRLDVLPHMQSLTLNILGKTLLDVDIETTADALEPLLDALRKRLDPRSLSAYLPLWVPTATNRAVNSSLAEFQSTLDDVIAARQREDENDREARNDVLSLLLSLDDETMDRERLGHQLLTFLVAGHDTTALTLTYAWFLLANNPKRQERIHDELDATLGDSQPTPEDLFELPYLDAVLNEVLRLYPPAFTVFRQPTEPVTLGGYELSTDAQLTLPQWLVHRDERWYDAPDAFRPERWDDDLEASLPDYAYYPFGGGPRHCIGMRFARMEAKLALATIAQQYAVEAVTEPPLSLAMQITLSPTEPIEVRLRER from the coding sequence ATGGATGCCCAGCAGGCGATTCACGAAACACCGGAACCGGTCACGCCGGGCGACCGGCCGCCCCGTCTCGGCCGTGTCCCGTTCATCGATAACACCGCCGCGATGTTGCGTGACCCGCTCGGGTTCTATGACCGCGCCGGTGCTCACGAGGCCGACGTGGTGGGGTATAGCGTCGCCGGGACGACGGGCTGTTTCGTCTGCCATCCCGATCTCGTCGAGCAGGTGCTGGTGACCGACGCCGATGTATACGAGAAGGGACAACTGCTTCAGGATACCCTCGGCCAGTTTATCGGCGAGGGGCTGTTCCTGCTGGAGGGTGAGGAATGGCAGCGCCAGCGGACGGCGCTCCAGCCGGCGTTCTACCGGGAACGCATCGCCGCCTACGGCGACACGATGACCGAGTTCGCCGATCGGACGGCGGCGGGCTGGAGCGCCGGCCAGCGTCTCGACGTACTCCCACATATGCAGTCGCTGACGCTGAACATTCTCGGCAAGACACTGTTAGACGTGGACATCGAGACCACTGCGGATGCGCTGGAACCGCTGCTCGACGCGTTGCGCAAGCGACTGGACCCGCGGTCGCTGTCGGCGTACCTCCCGCTGTGGGTCCCGACGGCGACGAACCGCGCTGTCAACAGCTCGCTGGCCGAGTTCCAGTCCACGCTTGACGATGTTATCGCTGCCCGCCAGCGCGAAGACGAGAACGATCGCGAGGCGCGCAACGACGTACTCTCCCTGCTGCTCTCGCTCGACGACGAGACGATGGACCGCGAGCGACTGGGTCACCAACTCCTGACGTTTCTTGTCGCCGGCCACGACACGACGGCGCTGACGCTCACCTACGCTTGGTTCTTGCTGGCGAATAATCCGAAGCGCCAGGAGCGCATCCATGATGAACTCGACGCGACGCTGGGGGACAGCCAGCCGACGCCCGAGGACCTGTTCGAATTGCCGTATCTCGATGCCGTGCTGAACGAGGTGTTACGGCTGTACCCGCCCGCGTTCACGGTGTTTCGACAACCGACGGAGCCGGTTACCCTCGGCGGATACGAACTCTCAACGGACGCCCAGCTCACTCTCCCGCAGTGGCTCGTCCACCGGGACGAACGGTGGTACGACGCGCCCGACGCGTTCCGCCCTGAACGGTGGGATGACGACCTCGAAGCGTCCCTCCCGGACTACGCCTACTACCCCTTCGGTGGCGGCCCGCGCCACTGCATCGGAATGCGTTTTGCCCGGATGGAGGCCAAACTCGCCCTGGCAACCATCGCCCAACAGTACGCCGTCGAAGCAGTCACTGAACCGCCGCTCTCGCTGGCGATGCAGATTACGCTGAGTCCCACAGAACCGATCGAAGTCCGACTGCGGGAACGCTGA